The following coding sequences lie in one Sedimentibacter sp. MB35-C1 genomic window:
- a CDS encoding LapA family protein: MQVGFIVILIIAIFVAIFAIQNGTPVPVDLFLARFEMPLAVVMMICIIIGAVLVLILGTTRQFKKRSESKEMKNKLKTLENDKVLADSNIKAMEEETNKLKENGSALEAKISELEQKNKAQADTIAKLNNELDSLKTESNESIVTDTKDEGAKITDNDEKSEAQS; the protein is encoded by the coding sequence ATGCAGGTTGGTTTTATAGTTATATTGATAATAGCAATTTTTGTTGCTATATTTGCTATTCAGAACGGCACACCGGTTCCTGTTGATTTGTTTCTTGCCAGATTTGAAATGCCTTTGGCTGTTGTTATGATGATTTGTATAATTATAGGAGCTGTACTTGTTTTGATTCTCGGAACAACTAGACAGTTTAAAAAAAGATCTGAGTCAAAAGAGATGAAGAATAAATTAAAAACACTTGAAAACGACAAAGTACTGGCAGACAGCAATATTAAAGCAATGGAAGAAGAAACGAATAAGCTGAAAGAAAACGGAAGCGCATTAGAAGCAAAAATCTCCGAACTGGAGCAGAAAAACAAGGCTCAGGCAGATACAATCGCAAAGTTAAACAATGAATTGGATTCTCTAAAAACTGAATCAAACGAATCGATTGTAACCGATACTAAAGATGAAGGTGCCAAAATTACTGACAACGATGAAAAAAGTGAAGCTCAAAGTTAA